A stretch of the Sphingomonas sp. CL5.1 genome encodes the following:
- the hemC gene encoding hydroxymethylbilane synthase, whose amino-acid sequence MTFRLGTRASPLALIQAEMVRDALVAAHPGIAVELMPMRTTGDKVQDRALAEIGGKGLWTKELDRALLAGEVDACVHSGKDVETIRPAEIAIAAMLPRADVRDRLIGAESIAALTPGAVVGTSSPRRRAQLLHRRPDLKIVLFRGNVATRLAKLEAGEADATLLAAAGLDRLGRHDLGHAIPLADMLPAPSQGAVAVETLAGSPAAAIVAAIDDAPTSAAVLTERAFLAAIHAGCHSPVGALARITDGRATLRAQLLSEDGEDSIEGELTGAPGDELAAALARDLLARAPATMKRLFGG is encoded by the coding sequence ATGACCTTCCGCCTCGGCACCCGTGCGTCCCCGCTTGCGCTGATCCAGGCGGAAATGGTGCGCGACGCGCTCGTCGCCGCGCATCCGGGGATCGCGGTTGAACTGATGCCGATGCGCACCACCGGCGACAAGGTGCAGGATCGCGCGCTGGCCGAGATCGGCGGCAAGGGGCTGTGGACCAAGGAGCTGGACCGCGCCCTGCTCGCCGGCGAGGTCGACGCCTGCGTCCATTCGGGCAAGGATGTCGAGACGATCCGCCCGGCGGAGATCGCCATCGCCGCGATGCTGCCCCGCGCCGACGTGCGCGACCGGCTGATCGGCGCGGAATCGATCGCCGCGCTGACGCCGGGCGCGGTGGTCGGCACCAGCTCGCCGCGTCGCCGCGCGCAACTGCTCCACCGGCGGCCGGACCTGAAGATCGTGCTGTTCCGCGGCAATGTCGCGACCCGGCTGGCGAAGCTGGAGGCGGGCGAGGCGGACGCCACATTGCTCGCCGCCGCCGGGCTGGACCGCCTCGGGCGGCACGATCTCGGCCATGCGATCCCGCTCGCCGACATGCTGCCCGCCCCGTCGCAGGGGGCGGTGGCGGTGGAGACGCTGGCCGGCTCCCCGGCGGCCGCGATCGTCGCCGCGATCGACGATGCGCCGACCAGCGCGGCGGTGCTGACCGAGCGCGCCTTCCTCGCGGCGATCCATGCCGGCTGCCACTCGCCGGTCGGCGCGCTGGCGCGGATCACGGACGGGCGCGCCACGCTGCGCGCGCAATTGCTGTCGGAGGACGGCGAGGATTCGATCGAGGGCGAATTGACCGGCGCACCCGGCGACGAGCTTGCCGCCGCGCTGGCCCGCGACCTGCTCGCCCGCGCGCCGGCGACGATGAAGCGGCTGTTCGGCGGATGA
- a CDS encoding NAD(P)H-dependent glycerol-3-phosphate dehydrogenase — MKIGVIGGGAWGTALAQVAARGGEVLLWAREPEVVTSVNADHANPLFLPDVALSPAIRATRALGDLAGVDALLVVAPAQHVGRVLAETPVGATPLVMCAKGIEAGSRRLVGEVAHEAHPDAPIAVLSGPTFAHEVAAGLPTAVTLACEDAALQARLAERLAGPAFRPYASSDVTGAEIGGAVKNVLAIACGVVEGAGLGQNARAALIARGFAEMTRFGLARGARAETLAGLSGLGDLVLTCSSTSSRNFSLGVGLGRGEPAAGLLADRRTVAEGAFTAPVLAEAARELDVDMPIVESVCRLLDGADVRAVARDLLSRPLREEA, encoded by the coding sequence ATGAAAATCGGGGTGATCGGTGGCGGCGCATGGGGCACCGCACTGGCGCAGGTGGCGGCGCGCGGCGGCGAGGTGCTGCTCTGGGCGCGCGAGCCGGAGGTGGTGACCTCGGTCAACGCCGATCATGCGAATCCCTTGTTCCTGCCGGACGTGGCGCTTTCCCCCGCGATCCGCGCGACCAGGGCGCTGGGCGATCTCGCGGGCGTGGACGCGCTGCTGGTCGTCGCGCCGGCGCAGCATGTCGGGCGGGTGCTCGCCGAAACGCCGGTCGGCGCGACGCCGCTGGTGATGTGCGCCAAGGGGATCGAGGCGGGATCGCGCCGGCTGGTCGGCGAGGTCGCCCATGAAGCGCATCCGGACGCGCCGATCGCGGTGCTCTCCGGCCCGACCTTCGCGCATGAGGTCGCCGCCGGGCTGCCGACCGCCGTGACGCTCGCCTGCGAGGATGCGGCGCTTCAGGCACGGCTGGCGGAGCGGCTCGCCGGCCCCGCCTTCCGTCCCTATGCCTCCAGCGACGTGACCGGCGCGGAGATCGGCGGGGCGGTGAAGAATGTCCTCGCGATTGCCTGTGGAGTCGTGGAGGGCGCGGGGCTGGGGCAGAACGCGCGCGCCGCGCTGATCGCACGCGGCTTCGCGGAGATGACGCGCTTCGGCCTTGCGCGCGGCGCGCGGGCGGAGACGCTGGCGGGGCTTTCGGGGCTGGGCGATCTGGTGCTCACCTGCTCCTCGACCAGCTCGCGCAATTTCTCGCTCGGTGTCGGGCTGGGGCGGGGCGAGCCGGCCGCCGGCCTGCTCGCGGACCGCCGCACCGTGGCGGAGGGCGCCTTCACCGCGCCGGTGCTGGCGGAGGCGGCGCGCGAGCTGGACGTGGACATGCCGATCGTCGAATCGGTGTGCCGGCTGCTCGACGGTGCGGACGTGCGCGCGGTGGCGCGCGACCTGCTCTCCCGCCCGCTGCGCGAGGAGGCGTGA
- the tsaD gene encoding tRNA (adenosine(37)-N6)-threonylcarbamoyltransferase complex transferase subunit TsaD, with protein MLILGLESSCDETAAALVSGDRHVLAHRLAGQEAAHRPYGGVVPEIAARAHVEALEPLIEAALADAGVSLDRVDAIAATAGPGLIGGVMVGLVTGKAIAHAVGKPLVAVNHLEGHALSPRLSDPDLEFPYLLLLVSGGHCQLLLVEGVGRYRRLATTIDDAAGEAFDKTAKLLGLGFPGGPAVERAAALGNPNAVPLPRPLVGSKEPHFSFAGLKSAVARAVGQHAPEDIAASFQQAVVDCLIDRTRRALDRADGATALVVAGGVAANGAVRGALERLAGESGLRFVAPPLWLCTDNAAMIAWAGAERFVAGLTDPLDVPARARWPLDPAAEAVRGAGVKA; from the coding sequence ATGCTGATCCTTGGCCTCGAATCCTCCTGCGACGAGACCGCCGCCGCGCTGGTGAGCGGCGACCGGCACGTGCTGGCGCACCGGCTCGCCGGGCAGGAGGCGGCGCACCGCCCCTATGGCGGCGTGGTGCCCGAGATCGCCGCGCGCGCGCATGTCGAAGCGCTGGAGCCGCTGATCGAGGCGGCGCTGGCCGATGCGGGCGTCTCGCTCGATCGGGTGGACGCGATCGCCGCCACTGCCGGGCCGGGGCTGATCGGGGGAGTGATGGTCGGGCTGGTCACGGGCAAGGCGATCGCCCATGCGGTCGGCAAGCCGCTGGTGGCGGTCAATCATCTGGAGGGCCATGCGCTCAGCCCGCGCCTGTCCGATCCCGACCTCGAATTCCCCTATCTGCTGCTGCTCGTTTCCGGCGGGCATTGCCAGTTGCTGCTGGTCGAGGGCGTCGGCCGCTATCGCCGGCTGGCGACGACGATCGACGACGCGGCGGGCGAGGCGTTCGACAAGACCGCCAAGCTGCTCGGCCTCGGCTTTCCCGGCGGCCCGGCGGTGGAGCGCGCCGCCGCGCTGGGGAATCCGAACGCCGTGCCGCTGCCGCGCCCGCTGGTCGGATCGAAGGAGCCGCATTTCTCCTTCGCCGGCCTCAAGAGCGCGGTGGCGCGCGCGGTGGGGCAGCATGCGCCGGAGGATATCGCCGCCTCGTTCCAGCAGGCGGTGGTCGATTGCTTGATCGACCGCACCCGCCGCGCGCTCGACCGCGCCGACGGCGCGACCGCGCTGGTGGTGGCGGGCGGCGTCGCGGCGAATGGCGCGGTGCGCGGGGCATTGGAACGGCTGGCGGGCGAGAGCGGCCTGCGCTTCGTCGCGCCGCCCTTGTGGCTCTGCACCGACAATGCCGCGATGATCGCCTGGGCGGGGGCGGAACGGTTCGTGGCTGGTCTCACCGATCCGCTCGACGTGCCGGCGCGCGCGCGCTGGCCGCTCGATCCGGCGGCGGAGGCGGTGCGCGGCGCGGGAGTGAAGGCATGA
- a CDS encoding RsmB/NOP family class I SAM-dependent RNA methyltransferase, with translation MTTRAKPHKRPSLPLGTPTRRAAMRLLDAVLRRGEALEAAFTAATRDIVSPPDRGLAHAIAAETLRRLPDLDALIDSATRQRLPDDAKARMALRIALAQTLALGTPPHAAIATVLPLVDGGPRRLVHGVFGTLMRQGVALPETPTLPETVAARWRAAWGEETVAAAARAIAAPPPLDLSLRDPAWTGLEGESFAPGHLRLADAGPVPGLAGYDEGAWWVQDLAASIPARLIGAGRGRALDLCAAPGGKTLQLAAAGWKVTAVDASKNRTARLGENLARTALSAETVVADVLGWSPEAPAEAVLVDAPCSATGIFRRHPDVLHRAHGGVIAEMADLQQRILARAADWVTPGGVLVYATCSLEPEEGEAQIARFLADRNDFAVMPPAPGELPEGIAAHPDGHVRTLPGTVEAKGGCDGFFVARLRRASA, from the coding sequence ATGACGACGCGCGCCAAGCCCCATAAACGCCCCTCCCTGCCGCTCGGCACGCCGACCCGCCGCGCCGCCATGCGGCTGCTCGACGCGGTGCTGCGGCGTGGCGAGGCGCTGGAGGCGGCATTCACCGCCGCGACGCGCGATATCGTCTCGCCGCCCGATCGCGGCCTTGCCCATGCCATCGCCGCCGAGACGCTGCGCCGGCTGCCCGATCTCGACGCGCTGATCGATTCGGCCACGCGCCAGCGCCTGCCGGACGACGCCAAGGCGCGGATGGCGCTGCGCATCGCGCTCGCGCAGACGCTCGCGCTCGGCACGCCGCCGCATGCCGCGATCGCGACGGTGCTGCCGCTGGTCGACGGCGGGCCGCGCCGGCTGGTGCATGGGGTGTTCGGCACGCTGATGCGGCAGGGCGTCGCCTTGCCAGAGACGCCGACGCTGCCCGAGACCGTCGCGGCGCGCTGGCGTGCCGCATGGGGCGAGGAGACGGTCGCCGCCGCCGCGCGCGCGATCGCCGCGCCGCCGCCGCTCGATCTCAGCTTGCGCGATCCGGCATGGACGGGGCTGGAGGGCGAGAGCTTCGCGCCGGGGCATTTGCGCCTCGCCGATGCCGGGCCGGTGCCCGGGCTTGCCGGCTATGACGAGGGCGCATGGTGGGTGCAGGATCTCGCCGCCTCGATCCCCGCGCGGCTGATCGGCGCGGGGCGCGGCCGCGCGCTCGACCTGTGCGCCGCGCCGGGCGGCAAGACGCTCCAGCTCGCCGCCGCCGGCTGGAAGGTGACGGCCGTCGATGCCTCGAAAAACCGCACGGCGCGGCTTGGCGAGAATCTCGCGCGCACCGCACTTTCCGCCGAGACGGTGGTGGCGGACGTGCTCGGCTGGTCGCCCGAGGCGCCGGCGGAGGCGGTGCTGGTCGATGCGCCGTGCAGCGCCACCGGCATCTTCCGCCGCCACCCCGACGTGCTCCACCGCGCGCATGGCGGGGTGATCGCGGAGATGGCCGATCTCCAGCAGCGCATCCTCGCCCGCGCGGCGGACTGGGTGACGCCGGGCGGCGTGCTGGTCTATGCCACCTGCTCGCTGGAGCCGGAGGAGGGCGAGGCGCAGATCGCGCGCTTCCTCGCCGATCGCAACGACTTTGCCGTCATGCCTCCCGCGCCGGGCGAACTGCCTGAAGGCATCGCCGCCCACCCGGACGGCCATGTCCGCACGCTCCCCGGAACGGTCGAGGCGAAAGGTGGCTGCGACGGCTTTTTCGTCGCGCGGCTGCGACGCGCTTCCGCCTGA
- the rpe gene encoding ribulose-phosphate 3-epimerase: MSRPVRIAPSILSADFAKLGEEVRAIDAAGADWIHVDVMDGHFVPNITIGPMVVKALRPYTQKPFDVHLMISPVDVYLDAFAEAGADTITVHPEAGPHVHRTIQHIKGLGKRAGVVLNPATPVEILDYLLDMVDLVLVMSVNPGFGGQSFIDSQLRKIATIRAMIDATGRDIDLEVDGGIDQRTARLAVDAGADALVAGTATFRGGPDAYAANIRALRGE, translated from the coding sequence ATGTCCAGGCCCGTCCGCATCGCCCCCTCGATCCTTTCCGCCGATTTCGCGAAGCTGGGCGAGGAGGTCCGCGCGATCGACGCGGCCGGGGCGGACTGGATACACGTCGATGTGATGGATGGCCATTTCGTGCCGAACATCACGATCGGCCCGATGGTGGTGAAGGCGCTGCGCCCCTATACGCAGAAGCCGTTCGACGTTCACCTGATGATCTCCCCGGTGGACGTCTATCTCGACGCCTTCGCGGAGGCCGGGGCGGACACGATCACCGTTCACCCCGAGGCGGGGCCGCACGTCCACCGCACGATCCAGCACATCAAAGGCCTCGGCAAGCGCGCCGGCGTGGTGCTCAACCCGGCGACGCCGGTCGAGATCCTCGATTACCTGCTCGACATGGTCGATCTGGTGCTGGTGATGAGCGTCAACCCCGGCTTCGGCGGGCAGAGCTTCATCGACAGCCAGCTCCGCAAGATCGCCACGATCCGCGCGATGATCGACGCGACCGGGCGCGACATAGACCTTGAGGTGGACGGCGGCATCGACCAGCGCACGGCGCGGCTGGCGGTGGACGCGGGGGCGGACGCGCTGGTCGCCGGCACCGCCACCTTCCGCGGCGGGCCGGACGCCTATGCCGCCAACATCCGGGCGCTCCGGGGCGAATGA
- a CDS encoding DUF1674 domain-containing protein has translation MSKRPPHVKPPAYLSPNTPVPKPAPGKPGPADPADRDPTRFGDWELKGIAVDF, from the coding sequence ATGTCGAAACGCCCCCCGCATGTGAAGCCGCCGGCCTATCTCTCGCCGAACACGCCGGTGCCGAAACCGGCCCCCGGCAAGCCCGGCCCGGCCGATCCCGCCGATCGCGATCCAACCCGCTTCGGGGATTGGGAGCTGAAGGGAATCGCGGTCGATTTCTAG
- a CDS encoding DUF1697 domain-containing protein encodes MRWAALLRSINAGKNVAMADLRDFLSAQGMREVTTLLASGNALFDSDACDAAALEERLQAAARGKLGLDTDWFLRGHDDLAAIVAANPFPAETAARPNHVQVFFLHRPVDPAVLEALAGGYDGPERVVAVGRELFVDYPAGIGRSKLPPAMARAKFPRAATARNWNTVLRLAELTA; translated from the coding sequence ATGCGCTGGGCGGCGCTGCTCAGGAGCATCAACGCCGGCAAGAATGTCGCGATGGCCGATCTGCGCGATTTCCTGTCGGCGCAGGGGATGCGCGAGGTGACGACCCTGCTCGCCTCCGGCAACGCATTGTTCGACAGCGACGCGTGCGACGCCGCGGCGCTGGAGGAAAGATTGCAGGCGGCGGCGCGCGGGAAGCTAGGGCTGGATACCGACTGGTTCCTGCGCGGCCATGACGACCTCGCCGCGATCGTCGCCGCCAATCCCTTTCCGGCGGAAACGGCGGCGCGGCCGAATCATGTGCAGGTGTTCTTCCTGCATCGGCCGGTCGATCCGGCGGTGCTGGAGGCGCTGGCCGGCGGCTATGACGGGCCGGAGCGGGTCGTGGCGGTAGGCCGGGAGCTGTTCGTCGATTATCCCGCCGGGATCGGCCGGTCGAAGCTGCCCCCGGCGATGGCGCGCGCGAAATTCCCCAGGGCCGCAACCGCGCGCAACTGGAACACGGTGCTCAGGCTGGCGGAGCTCACCGCCTAG
- the pbpC gene encoding penicillin-binding protein 1C encodes MGRRGEHWALAAIVAVATLFGLADWFTRPPPLPGYAQVRAAWRPSEAWLYDRNGALLDSSRVDFATRRLAWTPLDQIAPIARATIVESEDKRFAHHGGVDWLALAGSARDRLSGKRPRGASTLAMQLAGFLSGNLARPGARGWLDKLRQIRAARGIADDWSRDQILEAYLNMAGFRGEAQGIGAAALGLFGKTPAALTRDDALLLAALLPNPQAPAETVARRACALSHDGDCGRFPALAASMLGPARSLALDPGLAPHLADRLLRKPGMRVTTTLDIDVQRMAIAALRRQLLGLGATRARDGAVIVVDNASGDVLAYVGGIGGNSTSPAVDAANAYRQAGSTLKPFLYAQAIEKGYLTPASILDDTPVQLDTASGLYVPQNYDRAFKGPVSARAALAGSLNVPAVRTLLLVGVDPFRDRLWDTGYRGLVEDGSYYGFSLALGSAEVTLAEQAAGYRSLARGGRWSPLRLRADDPREPPRAITTPQAAWIVADMLSDPVARAGTFGLDSALRLPFWAAVKTGTSKAMRDNWCVGFSDRFTVAVWVGNVEGDAMRAVSGTSGAAPVWRDVMLALEGARGGQEPLPPPGVEARRVTFAGTGEQPRREWFLAGTSFAHADVAPAEARRPRIASPVSGSVYALDPDIPRDRQRLAVAVTGAAATHRLRLDTRDLGAVDSAPLTFPAPGRHQLALVDIAGRTVDRVTFTVR; translated from the coding sequence ATGGGCCGGCGGGGCGAGCATTGGGCGCTGGCCGCGATCGTCGCGGTCGCCACCCTGTTCGGCCTCGCCGACTGGTTCACCCGCCCGCCACCGCTCCCCGGCTATGCACAGGTGCGCGCGGCGTGGCGGCCGTCGGAGGCGTGGCTCTACGATCGCAACGGCGCGTTGCTCGATTCCTCGCGCGTCGATTTCGCGACCCGGCGGCTGGCGTGGACGCCGCTCGACCAGATCGCGCCGATCGCCCGCGCCACGATCGTCGAGAGCGAGGACAAGCGCTTCGCGCATCACGGCGGGGTGGACTGGCTCGCGCTGGCGGGATCGGCGCGCGACCGCCTCTCCGGCAAGCGCCCGCGCGGGGCGAGCACGCTGGCGATGCAGCTTGCCGGCTTCCTCTCCGGCAATCTCGCGCGGCCCGGCGCGCGCGGGTGGCTCGACAAGCTGCGCCAGATCAGGGCGGCGCGGGGAATCGCGGATGACTGGAGCCGCGACCAGATCCTCGAAGCCTATCTCAACATGGCGGGCTTTCGCGGCGAGGCGCAGGGGATCGGCGCGGCGGCGCTCGGCCTGTTCGGCAAGACCCCCGCCGCGCTGACCCGCGACGATGCGCTGCTGCTCGCGGCGCTCCTCCCCAACCCGCAGGCCCCGGCCGAGACGGTCGCGCGGCGCGCGTGCGCGCTGTCGCATGATGGCGATTGCGGGCGCTTCCCCGCGCTCGCCGCGTCGATGCTGGGGCCGGCGCGCAGCCTAGCGCTCGATCCCGGCCTCGCGCCGCATCTCGCCGACCGGCTGCTGAGGAAGCCGGGGATGCGCGTCACTACCACGCTCGACATCGACGTGCAGCGCATGGCGATCGCGGCGTTGCGGCGGCAGCTCCTCGGCCTCGGCGCGACGCGCGCACGCGATGGCGCGGTGATCGTGGTGGACAATGCGAGCGGCGACGTGCTCGCCTATGTCGGCGGGATCGGCGGCAATTCCACCTCGCCGGCCGTGGACGCCGCGAACGCCTATCGTCAGGCGGGATCGACGCTGAAGCCCTTCCTCTACGCGCAGGCGATCGAGAAAGGCTATCTCACCCCGGCCTCGATCCTCGACGACACGCCGGTGCAGCTCGACACCGCCTCCGGCCTCTACGTGCCGCAGAATTACGACCGCGCGTTCAAGGGGCCGGTCTCCGCGCGCGCGGCGCTGGCGGGGTCGCTCAACGTGCCGGCGGTGCGCACCCTGCTGCTGGTCGGCGTCGATCCGTTCCGCGATCGCTTGTGGGACACGGGCTATCGCGGGCTGGTGGAGGACGGCTCCTATTACGGCTTCAGCCTCGCGCTCGGATCGGCGGAGGTGACGCTGGCGGAGCAGGCGGCGGGCTATCGCAGCCTCGCGCGCGGCGGGCGCTGGTCCCCGCTGCGGCTGCGCGCCGACGATCCGCGCGAGCCGCCGCGCGCGATCACCACGCCGCAGGCCGCGTGGATCGTCGCCGACATGCTCTCCGATCCCGTGGCGCGTGCCGGCACCTTCGGGCTGGATTCGGCGCTGCGCCTGCCATTCTGGGCGGCGGTGAAGACGGGCACGTCGAAAGCGATGCGCGACAATTGGTGCGTCGGCTTCTCGGATCGGTTCACCGTCGCGGTATGGGTCGGCAACGTCGAGGGCGATGCGATGCGCGCGGTTTCCGGCACCAGCGGCGCGGCCCCGGTGTGGCGCGACGTGATGCTGGCGCTGGAGGGCGCGCGCGGCGGGCAGGAGCCGCTTCCGCCGCCGGGCGTGGAGGCGCGCCGCGTCACCTTCGCCGGCACGGGCGAGCAGCCGCGCCGCGAATGGTTCCTCGCCGGCACGTCCTTCGCCCATGCCGATGTCGCCCCGGCGGAGGCACGCCGGCCGCGCATCGCCTCGCCGGTGTCGGGCAGCGTCTATGCGCTCGACCCGGACATCCCGCGCGACCGGCAGCGGCTGGCGGTGGCGGTGACGGGCGCGGCGGCGACGCATCGGCTGCGGCTCGACACGCGCGATCTCGGCGCGGTGGATTCGGCGCCGCTCACCTTCCCCGCGCCGGGCCGGCACCAGCTCGCGCTGGTCGATATCGCCGGCCGCACCGTCGACCGCGTGACCTTCACGGTGCGCTGA
- a CDS encoding uroporphyrinogen-III synthase, translated as MTRTAIVLRPAPGDARTIARLTALGIPARALPLFAVHPVAWSLPAGAFDALLITSVNAIRHAELDGVRGLPVVAVGEASAAAARAAGLDVAIVGASDGMTVVAEAREAGFARLLHLAGYDRIGLPGMTAVTVYRSEALDPPPGALEVARGQVALLHSPRAAGRFAALVDRDGVPRASIRLAALSEAVARAAGAGWGETLAATRPDDASLVALAARLAIDP; from the coding sequence ATGACTCGCACCGCGATCGTGCTGCGTCCCGCGCCCGGCGACGCGCGGACGATCGCCCGGCTCACGGCGCTCGGCATCCCCGCCCGCGCGTTGCCGCTGTTCGCGGTGCATCCGGTCGCATGGTCGTTGCCCGCAGGCGCGTTCGACGCGCTGCTCATCACCAGCGTCAATGCGATTCGCCATGCGGAACTGGATGGCGTGCGCGGGCTGCCGGTCGTCGCGGTGGGCGAAGCGAGCGCGGCCGCCGCGCGGGCGGCGGGCCTCGATGTCGCGATCGTCGGCGCGAGTGACGGCATGACGGTGGTGGCCGAGGCGCGGGAGGCGGGATTCGCCCGGCTGCTCCACCTCGCGGGGTACGACCGCATCGGGTTGCCCGGCATGACCGCCGTCACCGTCTATCGCAGCGAGGCGCTCGATCCGCCGCCCGGCGCGCTGGAGGTGGCGCGCGGGCAGGTGGCACTGCTGCACTCGCCCCGTGCCGCGGGTCGCTTCGCCGCGTTGGTCGACCGGGACGGCGTGCCGCGCGCCTCGATCCGGCTCGCCGCGCTGAGCGAGGCGGTCGCGCGCGCCGCCGGCGCGGGCTGGGGCGAGACATTGGCCGCCACGCGGCCGGACGACGCCTCGCTCGTCGCGCTCGCCGCCAGGCTGGCGATTGACCCATGA
- a CDS encoding DUF72 domain-containing protein, giving the protein MSNGMIRIGIGGWTYEPWRGTFFPPKWPVKRELEYAAGKMTAIEVNGTYYSGFKPATFANWAKAVPEDFVFTLKASRFCTNRKVLAEAGESVARFVGQGIVELGDRLGPILWQFMATKKFDAADFGAFLKLLPGSHEGVKLRHAVQVRHESFADPAFIAMCRAAGVAIVYADSADYPAIADVTGDFTYARLENGVEEEPAGYSAQALDRWADAARIWAAGGAPEGLPYVELASPAKKPRDAFVFFINGAKVRAPHGAMALIERVR; this is encoded by the coding sequence ATGAGCAACGGCATGATTCGCATCGGCATCGGCGGCTGGACCTATGAGCCGTGGCGCGGCACCTTCTTCCCGCCGAAATGGCCGGTGAAGCGCGAGCTGGAATATGCCGCCGGCAAGATGACCGCGATCGAGGTCAACGGCACCTATTACAGCGGCTTCAAGCCCGCGACCTTCGCCAATTGGGCGAAGGCGGTGCCGGAGGATTTCGTCTTCACGCTCAAGGCGTCGCGCTTCTGCACCAATCGCAAGGTGCTGGCGGAGGCGGGTGAATCGGTCGCGCGCTTCGTCGGGCAGGGGATCGTCGAACTGGGCGACCGGCTCGGCCCGATCCTGTGGCAGTTCATGGCGACCAAGAAGTTCGACGCGGCGGATTTCGGCGCGTTCCTCAAATTGCTGCCGGGAAGCCACGAAGGGGTGAAGCTGCGCCATGCGGTGCAGGTGCGGCACGAATCCTTCGCCGACCCTGCTTTCATCGCGATGTGCCGCGCGGCCGGGGTGGCGATCGTCTATGCCGATTCGGCGGATTATCCGGCGATCGCCGACGTGACGGGCGACTTCACCTACGCGCGGCTCGAGAACGGCGTGGAGGAGGAGCCGGCCGGCTATTCCGCGCAGGCGCTCGACCGCTGGGCCGATGCCGCGCGGATATGGGCGGCGGGCGGCGCGCCGGAAGGATTACCCTATGTCGAGCTGGCCAGCCCCGCGAAGAAGCCGCGCGACGCTTTCGTGTTCTTCATCAACGGCGCCAAGGTGCGCGCGCCGCACGGCGCGATGGCGCTGATCGAACGCGTCAGATAG